DNA sequence from the Nicotiana tomentosiformis chromosome 3, ASM39032v3, whole genome shotgun sequence genome:
aagaagaattttctTTGTTACTTCGGTGTATTGAAGGCAGGTTTGTTTTGTGTCCTGGTTTTCTTGATGAGATTACTTGAATAATTCTCTGTATGGAGGAATAATGAACATTTTTTCTTGAAATAGGGTCTTCTTGTATAGAGGCTTTCTCTCAGCAGAAGAGACTGATCACTTAATCTCCTTGGTAAATCAGTGCCTCACAACTTGTAGTGCAATTCTTTTTTGGCTTAGGAGGTTTTTTCTAAAATGTATGTTAATATGGCTGCATTTGTGTAGGTGCATGGCAAGAGAAATAGCTCCACAAGTGATAATGCTTCATTGGGTGGGGAGAAGTTTCCAACCATGGGTATTCCTTTAGATGCGGAGGTAAGTTCTTTGTTATCTACACGGTGCTTTATATGAACTAATGCTTCTTTGGAGCATACATGTGACATTTGTATCTTAGACCATCTCTCTACGCCTAAGTACTCTACTTTATGTAGAAATCTTTAACCTTGTAAACTGAAGATATTAGTAATAATGCATTAGCATTCTATAAATTCTGCTTACCATGATAGTGGACGATACGCTCACTAGCTTTGCTGGCAGAGAAAGCAATTTGTGTTGATTAAAACTCCGTACTCAGTACTCATAACATGAAGAAATTCAAGGCTGCCTACATAAGACCCaatgtggtccggcccttccctggACTCCACGCATGaagggagcttagtgcaccagacTGCCCTTGAACTTGGTACTTATAACATGTTTCTTGTCACCATTCTGTAGGATCCTACTTCCTCAAGGATTGAAGAAAGGATCTCGGCTTGGACCTTTCTGCCTAAAGGTAGTTTCTATTGCCAAACATATTAGTAGCCtgtttggtcaaacttctcaCCATGCCAAaagtgcttcttttttttttcaaaaaaaaagtattttttccctcaatttgaggtgtttggccaaattttttttttttttggaaaaaaaaatgcttttggctagaagcagaaacagttttgaagaagcagaaaaaagtaactTCTCTCCAGAAGCAGAAGcggttttgacttttcttcctatcaaaaataccctttgcaaaatattatatataccaaaataaccttacttagTTTAACTATAAAGTAATATAAATGATTTTGGGATGAACTTTCATAATTATTGAATGATTTTTTgacatatttaaattattttgaaagaataaagtacttttcaattttatttttatattttacttaaataaaataaaaaacttaattattgtctttaataataaatatttgtaattatttatctacttatataatattaactattaagcaaatcTCTTCATGTCCGTATTTGTAATTTgacacttaaaagcactttttgaaaagtttggtcaaacacaaattattgttcaaaagtgcttttcaaattgattagtcAAACACCAGCTACTTTCtccaaaagtttttttttaaaagcacttctcaaaataagcttatttttccaacttggccaaacatgctataagttcaacttttttttctttctaggtACCCGTCCCAACTGAAGGTTTTGAGTCTATCTTTCTGTGTTCTCTGACTGACCGCAATCACCCTTGCCTTTAGGAAATAGCAGGCCATTGCATGTTCTGCGTACTGGGCGTGAGAATTTAAAGGGGAATTATGGTTATTTTGACGGGGACTCCGCACTTAAATCCAAAGAACCATTAATGGCAACCATCATTTTGTACCTATCAAATGTGACGCATGGTGGTCAGATCCTCTTCCCTGGGTCGGAGGTAAAAAAGAGtgctttcttttcttattttcgtAATGCCATCTTTGCTGTTTGTGCTGTTATTCTGATTCATTAGAACTCACTGGTGCAGAACAAGATCTTGTCCGACTGTATCAAGAGTAGTGACACCTTGAAACCAACGAAAGGAAATGCAATCCTGTTCTTCAATGCTCACCTTGATGCATCTCCTGACAGGAGTAGCTCCCATGCGAGATGCCCTGTTATTGAGGGTGAAATGTGGTATGCAATCAAATTCTTTTATCTCAGAAGTATTACTGTACAAAAGGATCCACTACAATCGGGTGATGACACCAATTGTACAGATGAGGATGATAACTGTGCTCAATGGGCTGCTACTGGAGAGTGTGAAAGAAATGCTGTTTTTATGGTTGGTTCTCCTGATTATTATGGTACATGTAGGAAAAGTTGCAATGCATGCTAATTCTTCATGTAATGTTATATGTACCTTAACTGGTTTTGTTTTTGACAAAAAATCTTCTCATTATATCTCTTTTCTGTTTTCTTTTTGCCAACTATTGTGTAAACATGGCATCCAAATAGACTATTGGCGCTTAGCTGCTGAATCTTAAACCTTAAATTACAGAAAATTTGGCGGCGATAAATGTTGCTCCTTTCACCTGCAATGATCATTGACATTCTCTCAAATAACCTATTTGACCCGCCCAATTCGTCCAAGGTTGGGCCGGACATTGACCCACCTATTTGTTGAATTTTAGTGCCCGTTTCGACATAAAATTTGGTTGaagttttttccaaaaaaatttcactttttttcaaaatcagcgtttgttcataaaattttcaattttcgtattttgaaaatttttgaaaattaaaagaactccaaaaaactgtttttcagaattcactcacaaaacttaaaAAACTGCTTTTCACCAAAAGTATTGttgagaaaaatacttttgagaaaaaacactTCTTAAAATAAGTTAATTTTTGCAATTTGGCCAAACGGGCTATAAGCTTTTTTTGAAGTTTCATAAATGCCAGCTCAAAAAAAGATCCTACAAATATTTAGTTTTCTCCTTTCAAATTTATCGTTGCAGAATAAAACATCAAAGTAGGTCAATGTGCATAAAGAGGcatatgaatataattttttttgtctGCACCAAATGGTGTGATCTTATAATCAATTATGTGGGTGAAAGTTATGGAAAATTAGGGTTCAAATTATAACAAAAAATTTAGATAATTTTTTCTCATATGTTAAATTAACTAaaaacatttatataatttttcttttcctatttgttttcaATCTCCTTTTAAATTGGAATTGAATCGATAGGAGAAGCGGACACTATAAATGATATGCTAAATTAACTAgaaacatttatataattttcgtTTTCCTGTCCGTTTTCATCTCCTTTTAAATTGGAattaaatagaaaaggagaagtGGACACTATAAAAAATTCTACATTATTAGAGTTTTCAATCTCTGAGGAAGAGAAAGATATAGTTTATATACAGAAGAAACCTAGTTTTGAGTTCTATTAAGGACCCGAAGAAGACAGGAGAACTGGGCATTCACAAGACTGCTTTGATTCTCATCATGATACATTCTTGTAGTAAGCGGGTGGTTGATAAACACGTATTATTGGGAGGGGGCAGCAGGCAATGGATACCGTTCTCGCACCCGAGCCTGCAGTTGGTAGGTCAAATCCCTCTGTCCAAGTGATTGAGTTGAAGCTTTGGGCATAGAGCGGAGCGAGCCCGGGGAGAGGAGTAGAGTCCAGCAACATTGAGCCCCAAAATAGAGTTTCTATTCAAATCCCTACTCAACACGGTGCCTTAAGGAGAATCCGAAGCTGGTTGCTAGCGGAAGTAGCGCGACAAAGAGCAAAGCGGAGCATTCACAAAGAAATGGTGTAAGCAGAAGGGAAGGCGCAACGGTTAGCGACTGCCCGAGGAGTGATCCCTCTCTTATTTTCCCTTTTTTTAAGATAAGAAAGGAGACAATAAGCCCGTCAACATTGAAGCTTCCGCTTTTGGCAGCTGTTAGGCAAGTGATACCGTACGCAAGTCCGCACCTATATAGTGAGGGTGCGTTAAGGCGAGTTGATGAGCTAATACGGCTGGCTTACTTTTCATATGTATGTGGAGGGAACCTGACGTTAAGCACTGGGGCCAGCCACAAAGGAATAGGTTTGAATGTTGATATATACCGTCTTTCAGCTGACCTTTCCAAACCATGCTTCGCAATCAAGCTAGAAAAAGACTAAGCAAGTGCTGTCCTAATGAAATGGCGGATAGTTTAGTATAACATTCATTCCTGACCGCCGCTGCCTGCTTAAGACTAAAAGCTAGTAGTGAGACTTCTATTCTGCCGCCCTATCTAGTAAGAGCCTCTAAAGCTATGTTTGGCGTAATCAATATAATAGTTGGGCTCGGCTTTACTGAAGAAGAAGGGGCGAAGTCTCAACTACCAGACTACTACTATACCAAACGCACTCCACGAGTGGATTAGTTGAGTGACTAGACTGATACTCTAAACGAGACCAATACTATCAAAAAGAAAGTAGCAAAAATCATAAGAGAAGAAAAGTTCACAGAAGGTTGGGAAATAGTACGCCCGGTTCACCAGGTTCTACCACTGCAGGGCCCAATCATACTCAAAAGAAGAGTTTGATCCTGGCTCAGAAGGAACGCTAGCTATATGCTTAACACATGCAAGTCGAACGTTGTTTTCGGGGAGCTGGGCAGAAGGAAAAGAGGCTCCTAGCTAAAGGTAGCTTGTCTCGCCCAGGAGGTGAGAAGAGTTGAGAACAAAGTGGCGAACGGGTGCGTAACGCGTGGGAATCTGCCGAACAGTTCGGGCCAAATCCTGAAGAAAGCTAAAAAGCGCTGTTTGATGAGCCTGCGTAGTATTAGGTAGTTGGTCAGGTAAAGGCTGACCAAGCCAATGATGCTTAGCTGGTCTTTTCGGATGATCAGCCACACTGGGACTGAGACACGGCCCGGACTCCCACGGGGGGCAGCAGTGGGGAATCTTGGACAATGGGCGAAAGCCCGATCCAGCAATATCGCGTGAGTGAAGAAGGGCAATGCCGCTTGTAAAGCTCTTTCGTCGAGTGCGCGATCATGACAGGACTCGAGGAAGAAGCCCCGGCTAACTCCGTGCCAGCAGCCGCGGTAAGACGGGGGGGGCAAGTGTTCTTCGGAATGACTGGGCGTAAAGGGCACGTAGGCGGTGAATCGGGTTGAAAGTGAAAGCCGCCAAAAACTGGCGGAATGCTCTCGAAACCAATTCACTTGAGTGAGACAGAGGAGAGTGGAATTTCGTGTGTAGGGGTGAAATCCGGAGATCTACGAAGGAACGCCAAAAGCGAAGGCAGCTCTCTGGGTCCCTACCGACGCTGAGGTGCGAAAGCATGGGGAGCGAACAGGATTAGATACCCTGGTAGTCCATGCCGTAAACGATGAGTGTTCGCCCTTGGTCTACGCGGATCAGGGGCCCAGCTAACGCGTGAAACACTCCGCCTGGGGAGTACGGTCGCAAGACCGAAACTCAAAGGAATTGACGGGGGCCTGCACAAGCGGTGGAGCATGTGGTTTAATTCGATACAACGCGCAAAACCTTACCAGCCCTTGACATATGAACAAGAAAACCTGTCCTTAACGGGATGGTACTGACTTTCATACAGGTGCTGCATGGCTGTCGTCAGCTCGTGTCGTGAGATATTTGGTCAAGTCCTATAACGAGCGAAACCCTCATTTTGTGTTGCTGAGACATGCGCCTAAGGAGAAAGTCTTTGCAACCGAAGTGAGCCGAGGAGCCGAGTGACGTGCCAGCGCTACTAATTGAGTGCCAGCACCTAGCTGTGCTGTCAGTAAGAAGGTAGCCGGCGCCTTTCGAAGCACTTTCTATTTCTAGATAGAAAGGGCCTTTCTCGCTTGTTTAGTAAAGTCAAGTTTTTGGCCTTATCTTGCAGGTGACGACGACGTCGAGTTGACGGCAGAGAAAGACTCGGCATTCAGGCGAGCCACCCGGTGGTGTGGTACGTAGTGGGTTTAGTACGCCCCGCCCAAACAAACGGCTCCGAAACAAACAAAAAGGTGCGTGCCGCACTCACGAAGGACTGCCAGTGATATACTGGAGGAAGGTGGGGATGACGTCAAGTCCGCATGGCCCTTATGGGCTGGGCCACACACGTGCTACAATGGCAATTACAATGGGAAGCAAGGCTGTAAGGCGGAGCGAATCCGGAAAGATTGCCTCAGTTCGGATTGTTCTCTGCAACTCGGGAACATGAAGTTGGAATCGCTAGTAATCGCGGATCAGCATGCCGCGGTGAATATGTACCCGGGCCCTGTACACACCGCCCGTCACACCCTGGGAATTGGTTTCGCCCGAAGCATCGGACCAATGATCACCCATGACTTCTGTGGCACACTAGTGCCACAAAGGCCTTTGGTGGTCTTATTGGCGCATACCACGGTGGGGTCTTCGACTGGGGTGAAGTCGTAACAAGGTAGCCGTAGGGGAACCTGTGGCTGGATTGAATCTTTCGCGATGGAAATGCACTCTTCCCCcaactttccaacatagggggcTAGCTTGCTTCCACTGGTGGCGGGCGGGCGAAGGGTCCAAAGGACACGTAGCCGGGGGCGAGTCAAAAATAGAATTGTTCCATTTTCCTTCTTGTTCATCAATCGGAAATCAAGACAAAGCGGGCACTACGGTAAGACGTGAAAACACCCGATcccattccgacctcgatatgtGGAATCGTCTTGCGCCATATGTACTGAGATTGTTCGGGAGACATGGTCCAAGCCCGGTGAAAAAAAAGCATAAGAAGAGTCCGATAATGGCCGGTCTTTAAAGGCCCTTAAGAAAGAGGCTTAAGTCATCGATGGAAATCCGATAACGCTTTTCTTTTTGCTCCGCGAGCAAGGAGCGAGCTAAGTAAATCTTACCTGAAAATGAGTGAGAttctattatttttcctttgtagtttttgttttgtcatttttttttccttcttctctATGATCCCAAAACTTCACATAATACGTATCATTACATCCTCGtctcaatttttttttcaatttctaaACAACTATCGTTTGTGAATGTAGGTTGTGTCGGGGATATACTGTGGCTAGTAAGTCATTTCGTTTGCATTTTATTCAACGAGACCGAAAACACAGCAATGATTTGTTTTATGGACAGTTATATTATTTCCAGTCCAAATGAGGTAGTGCCTAATGTCACCGGGAGCGAGTTGGTAGGGGGGCCTGAGATCTTGAGAATGGATCAAGGAAATCCTGATGCTCCGCCAGCCATTCCTCATGCTGAACAGGCTATGGGGGATCTGGATCTAGCCTTGCGATTGGGGCCGCCGAGCCCAACAAAAGAGGCTCTCGAAAGAGAGCTTTCGACCTTTCTTTCTTCCTTCGGAAATAGGGAAGTTAGAAGGGATGTCTTGGAAGGGACAATAAGAAAACTCGACTTGAACAGCGCGTCCCTAGAAAAGCTTTTTTTTGAGGATCCGACAACTTATGCAGGAACTTAAATTTAtgttcaaacacaactctaaatttcaaataccattttcacttaaatttgtttcaccattttttcgaattttacaattcttatgtccaaacgcctacttagcCCAACCCATCTTAGCTCATCTAAAGTCGACTTATTTTTAGCCTAAATTGATCCATAAGTAACTTtgataaaatatatttaaaataattcttttttggtttgatatattatatatgatgataacaaaagaaaaaaaagtcttatttgataattaaacaaTTCATACGAAAACAACGCACGCTTGATAAGAGTTGAACAGGTTGGGTTATGACGCAAAGTTTAACATATTTTGACCCAGTCTATTTTAGCTCAAGTAACTTTTGAGCGGGTTAACTCGCCCAAAATCAACTCAACCCGCCCATTTGACACCCTTAAAAAAAAATTCCTTAGCTGCCAACGAACTAATAAAAAAAGTCCCTTGCCGCCGATGaacttattaaattaaataaaaaagtcTCTTATCTAAATGAGGAGACAATTCTGCCTAAATCCCTTGGTTAACTAATTATATTCCCAATCATTTGGTGGTCTGGtaggctctttttttttttttcctcttccaAGTTTAGATGTTTCATTTCCAGCTAAGTTGATACAGCCtttttccttttaaataacttcCATTAGAATATGCATTCAGGATTGTCTTTGGTGACCTATAGATGGTGCAAAAGGTCAAACTTCAAGGATTTTTGTGACAAAGTTATCGGTACTTGTGCTAGAAAGTAGTTAAGTATGCAATAAAAAATTTAAGATACAAAGTAAACCATAACTTAAGAcattgaaaaagaagaaggacAAATTCAGCTGCCAATAACTAAAAATATTGTTATCACCTGGAGACGCATCAATGGGAAGAAGAGAATGCTATAATGAAGATAGTAATTATTTACCTGCGAAATGTTTTACTGTGAAACCAACTTTCTCAAACTTGCCTTTCTCATTGCTttctctaaatttcaaataatcAGCACAAAGAAAAGGCTTATAGACCCTCAAATTTTCGCTACGAACAATCTCTTTGGGAGCAGCAATCAGTTTGTCATCTTCAAAACACCAAAAGAAAGCAATGGAAAATCGACTTACAGGCTCTTTTAGGACAACTCTGTGCTCAGATGACCTTAATTTCCCATTACTCCAAGCCTGCAAAAGATCACCAACATTCACAACAAGAGTGTCTTGACAAGGATCAATGTCCATCCACTTACCTTCTTTGGATCTAACTTGAAGACCACCAACTTCGTCTTGATACACTATTGTTATGCAGCTCATATCAGTGTGCATCCCTAGCCCTTCAACTTCTTCTTCCTCTTGTACATTTGTCGTGAATTCGGGTGGAGTGTAGTTGTTTACTCTTAGATAGCCATGACAATTCTTGAATTCAGATGCAAATTTCTGCTCAAATTCAGGGCCTAAGCTCATCAGTATGACCTCAACAATGCTTTTGCACAGTTTCTCCATTTTGCTCCCATACTCCTCCATTGCATGACTAGGGGacataagaaaattttaaaacaataAGGGAATAGCTAAATTCTTACCAGAGAGACAATTCATGTGACAAACAATCTTAAACCAGTTTGTGATGTATACAAGAGAAGAAAAAGATTCTTCTGGACCATAAAGCACAATAacaaaaacttaaaataaaaatgTAGCGATAAGTGCATTCAACGGTGTGGCCTTGCGCTCAATGAAGCACACGAAAACCAAGGGCCAAGTCCAAGCCGAGACAAACCCATCTGCCAAAGCTTTAATGGACAAAGTTACCCGGTACCTATGCTAGTGTAAGGTAGCATGTAGCGGATGAATAGTCGAGATGCATGTCAGCTAGCCCCGGCATCAccattataaataaaataaaataaaaagaaaagatgttgtattttttttttgttttacctGAATTCGGGAATTGGCTGGTTGATGAGGGCATGGCAAGTGCTTTGTGCAGAGGCAAAGAAGTCAGGTCCGGACACCCTCAGACTCTCAAAGAAAGGGGAAGCAATGAAATGGGGAGTGTAGGTTCTTATATTTGACAAGGGTCCAGCTTTCAGCTTTACATCAGAAGGAAAACTGAAAGTCTGTTTGGAAACGAAATGAAGTTGTCTGGATAAATCTTTGGGAATTCCATGGTTGTGGATGTGAAAGAAACCCCATTCTTTACAAGCTAAAGAAAGGGACTTAAGAGAAGATGAACCAAAAGGCCTCGAGATGTCGAAAATGGGAAGTTTTACAGAAGTCTGAGATTCAGACATGCTCAACAAGTAATGAACAGCAGATAGATAAGTTAGTTTCTTCAGTTGGAAACAGTACTAAGGTAAAAGAAATGCATGCATCCTTCAGTTTAGTTAACTGTGTAAATAAACTTATGTAATAGAATGAGTCACAAGAATCTCAATTACTcctacattatatatatatttagggaTGAGGACAAAATAGATGTGTAAACCAGTAATCCTCCAGAGAAATGGAAATAAATAATTATGCAGGATATAAAGAATGTTAACTTGAACTTAAATTAATATTTTGCAAGCTACTATGGACATTCACCAATTTATTAAGGTTTGACAATTTCTGTTTAGTGTTTGCCAACTCTTCTTCCCATTCCTTACAGCTCTCCTTTATTTTAAGAAGGTCAATGAAAGTGGAGAATGAATTTAAGACTCTGTAAGCAATTAGGCAACAGCGGGCACAAATGATGGAGCTGTGCTGGTCAAAACGGCTGTGTTGTTGGTTCTCAAGCTTAGATTCTTCAATATCAAGCCATACTTACTCGCACTCGATATTTATATCAAATTAAACAATTTAACCTAAAGAGTAGTATAAATTAAAGTAAGAATATTATATCGTTTAACCATGATTATAGAGACCCTGGCCTATTTATAGATGTGAAGACTTGGGCAGGGGAGTCAAATGTTTCAGCCTCTCTCTATTTGTCGCTACTGCTTTTGACCTTGCTAATTTTTATATGGAGCGGACTCTCGCCTTATTTTGCAGTAAATCTTTTAAAGATGGGAGAGGGGCGCAAGTCTAATTCTATTGATTTGTCTTATTCTCTCATATTCATTACTCTGACAAAAAAAGCACGACAATTAAGCAAAGCATAATTTATATGCAACCGAGGACATTGTGCCTTTGTTTTCTCCACACATATAAATTTAAAACCTAAAACACTTGAGAGAGAAataggaaaaaataaaaagagctGGTCCCGGTTCCTCCCTCACccttgaaagtttgggattggtCAATGCATGATGACACATTCTATACTTGTTTGTTCCTTTACTCCAGCAAGGAAACATGATTGACTTTTGGTGATGGCATAGTTTTACATATATTTTGATCAAATCCAAAGTTTCTGCATCTTCAGAAAGAAAATAAAGACCATTTTTTCTGGCAACTTATCAAGGAATTGAGGGACTAATAGACAAATATGGGGAATTCACATTTGATATGATGTAAGTAAACGCATAACATGCTAAAGCCATGCAAAATCTATAATTGCCATCCAACATCACTTATTTCCCTCTCTTCCTTACTTACCACAAACCACATTTCTGGAATCACTGAATATGTGGAAACAGGTTAAAGCTGAAGAAATTAAAAAGATGAGAAACCTATAGACTTAGTTGTGCAATTTTACAAACAAGGCAGTGAATTGTACTTAGAATCTTCTTTTTGGCTTTATCACTGCTAGCAGCAGAAGACAGGGTTTTGGTCTTCCAATCTTCATTCAAGTTGCTTATCTGAGGTCCTCTACAACTGCAAAGGGAAGGTAAAATGATTATACGCATTTGAATACTCCATTACATGAAAGCATTTTTCTTAGATATACATCACTTGTCAATTTTATACTATTGCCTTTCTGAAGGCGCAGCTTTTTAACAAGTAAAATGTCATTTTTTTCTAGATAAAGTGAAATCAGTTGCAATGGTGAAGTGAGAATTAAGTGTAAATTACACTCTCATTACATGCAAGTATATAGTTTTGTCAAATACACAAATGCTCCTAATCATAGTTTTAATGACAACAGTGGCAGCTATACAAAaggaaacaaaaaaaaacaatacAACATTAAAGAAAAAGCACTAGCCCCTGGCAGCTGAACCCAGAAAGATTCCAATCTGCTTAGATAAGAGAACAAGAAAAATACTGGACATACGAAAGCTAGCTAAATTATTTTTGGCCGTAAGTGAGCTGAAGTAGCAAACAAATCCAAGCCAATTGGGGTTTTGTGAtacttttatttttctcatttttgctcCATAGATCGTTACTTTCCATGGACTATAGAGAAATTTAATAGACACCATTGGAGATTCAGATATTGAACTGCAACAAGTCTCCAACTGTCCACGGATCTATGCTTTATGGACTTTTCTGTTGAAGAAAAAATTACCTTGTGATACATGCAACACTTGCAGCTATGGACAATTCCCATCTGGTATACACATGGCAATTAGTGTATTATATTACTGGATATGGGACTATATCGAGTTGAGTGAATCATCTCATTTAAAAATATCTTTCGTCACTTCCATTCAATAGGCTTTTTCTTCATATACCTTACTTACCTCAgacacttttatttatttgtttatttagGTCAACAACGTGCCTTCTCAAGGCCGTTTTATTAAAATTTATGTGGAACAACCATGTGAAGTATTTCGTCGATGGGTGGTGGTAAGACTCGAGCTCTTGACCTACTCTGATCTGATATCATATTTGCGTGAACCGCCATCTAAAAGCCCAGAGTGTTGTAAAGGGATATATCATTTATTCAGGTCCTAAATAATGTGCCCACTTGAAAGTTAAGAGTAAGCAGCATTTTCTGTCCCCAAATTGCCATTAAATATCCATAAATCCAACAAAGATGCATGCATCTTACACCCAAGTCCATGTGACAAGTGACATTATACAGGATAGTGACTATAATTTATAAGGAACAGCACTGAGAAGCATCAAGGACTAAACCTGCAGCAATTATTGAACTTATCTGACAATCATCAGAAACTCCCAACCCAAGTTGGCAAGCAACTAACTAGTGATCCAAATTTGAACTCACTATTTTAAACAGCAACTTGAGTGAATACTCCCTTCACATAAAATGTGAGCATAGAAAAGACATAAATCGAATTAGTTATGGCAAAGAAG
Encoded proteins:
- the LOC104112613 gene encoding gibberellin 20-oxidase-like protein gives rise to the protein MSESQTSVKLPIFDISRPFGSSSLKSLSLACKEWGFFHIHNHGIPKDLSRQLHFVSKQTFSFPSDVKLKAGPLSNIRTYTPHFIASPFFESLRVSGPDFFASAQSTCHALINQPIPEFSHAMEEYGSKMEKLCKSIVEVILMSLGPEFEQKFASEFKNCHGYLRVNNYTPPEFTTNVQEEEEVEGLGMHTDMSCITIVYQDEVGGLQVRSKEGKWMDIDPCQDTLVVNVGDLLQAWSNGKLRSSEHRVVLKEPVSRFSIAFFWCFEDDKLIAAPKEIVRSENLRVYKPFLCADYLKFRESNEKGKFEKVGFTVKHFAGK
- the LOC104112612 gene encoding probable prolyl 4-hydroxylase 12 isoform X1; its protein translation is MASFFWVFIFLALGISSQVLFAQKSRKELRGKEVNGDDTVKLGHSNRFDPSQVVQLSWRPRVFLYRGFLSAEETDHLISLVHGKRNSSTSDNASLGGEKFPTMGIPLDAEDPTSSRIEERISAWTFLPKGNSRPLHVLRTGRENLKGNYGYFDGDSALKSKEPLMATIILYLSNVTHGGQILFPGSENKILSDCIKSSDTLKPTKGNAILFFNAHLDASPDRSSSHARCPVIEGEMWYAIKFFYLRSITVQKDPLQSGDDTNCTDEDDNCAQWAATGECERNAVFMVGSPDYYGTCRKSCNAC
- the LOC104112612 gene encoding probable prolyl 4-hydroxylase 12 isoform X2, with amino-acid sequence MASFFWVFIFLALGISSQVLFAQNRKELRGKEVNGDDTVKLGHSNRFDPSQVVQLSWRPRVFLYRGFLSAEETDHLISLVHGKRNSSTSDNASLGGEKFPTMGIPLDAEDPTSSRIEERISAWTFLPKGNSRPLHVLRTGRENLKGNYGYFDGDSALKSKEPLMATIILYLSNVTHGGQILFPGSENKILSDCIKSSDTLKPTKGNAILFFNAHLDASPDRSSSHARCPVIEGEMWYAIKFFYLRSITVQKDPLQSGDDTNCTDEDDNCAQWAATGECERNAVFMVGSPDYYGTCRKSCNAC